DNA sequence from the Sphaeramia orbicularis chromosome 13, fSphaOr1.1, whole genome shotgun sequence genome:
cagagagcttAAGTGGTAATCTAAAGCTCAGTGCTAGAAGAACAATCCTGCCTTGTTTCATCTCAAGTAGCGTAGTGGACTAATCCGGTCACGCATGGCATTCATTATTGTACTCATATCAAGGGAACATTTATCAATCCATGGTCTAATCCTGTAGGAATTCATGCTCTGATTTCCATAGAGGGGGTGGAACATGCTCTGCAATGTGTAAGCAAAACGGTAGTAGGTCACAAATATGAACACTAGGGGGAGACAGCAGTGAGGCTACTATGGAAATAATGCACCTCTGTTTACCAACACATACCAAAACTAGATGAAGCTTTTTTTCTTGACAACATTTTACAAGTAACGAGATATTTGACTTGTCCATGAACTCACCATGCCAGCAGCTATGTCTTTGGCAAAACTGACCCGTTGGTTCCAGGGATAGTTGCTGTCCTGTAAGCAAAAACACAATTACTGATGCTATATCAAAACCTTTACTCCTAAATAGACTCCAGTTTCCTTATCGATGCAAACATATTTCTGCTGGCACACACTTCCTTCATACCATTTTTTTGATGATGTCCCTCAGTGTGCCTCCCTTTATGTACTCTGCAATGAAGTTGAGTCTCTTGTCCTTGTAGAGGACACCGATGAACCTGAGCACGTTGGGGTGATCCAGGCATCTCATGACCTTCACCTGGcgaaacagcatttttttaatgtaaacacaGGGCAGTAAAAAAACAGGTCACATGTCTCATCCCTCCAAAGCCATAGTCTCTAACTAACACGTTGCCAGAAACTGTTATTATGGCAAATGAAAAACTAATTTGTATGTCCCTCTCTCATACATTATTCCAGATATTAAATGTCAGAATGGAACTAAATCCTCTGTTCGCTCAGTTTGGTGTTACTGGGGAGGAAAATCTATTATTATGGAGGAATAatgaagtttatttttgtttcccTTCGGCCTTGGCAGACCCTTGTGCTTATGTGTAGAGATGCAGCACATCATGATCTGCTTAAAACCTATGAAAATCACTCATTTCATCATTCTGTTACTGTGATTCCCAGACTTTCAGATTAAGGAGTTTCGTGTTTCCTAATGTTACCACAAAAAATACCATGAATTGCCTTAGGTCATTGTACATCATTATAATCTCGCACCTtggagtttggtttttttttctgtttcattttttacttttatataatttttcatCTCTTTTGAATGCCTTTTGTCCAtaacatttttgtcttgttataacttttatgtcatttccaccattattttcattatttacataatttttgtcttaACTACTGACCCCTCTCCTTGACATTTCACATGGCGTTGTTGGGGTCAACATTCATAAACTCAACACTTCTTTCTTCTTTCGCTTCTTtttaattcagaaaatgaattcaCATCATATATCAAATTCAACTGATGACATAGTATAACAGCTCCTAAGGTGGGTTATAGTTttctctgacaatgtttaagtccaggctgaaaaaggctctgttcaactgtgcatatgacaactgcactcttctcttttactttatttaattgattactatttatgttttattgattatgttttaatagtaattgtatgtttttaacttgtctgtttttgtaaagcactgtgaattgccctgtgtatgaattgtgttatacaaataaatttgccttgcctttccTGACTGTTAGTGTAAATGTGTaactgtacatatacatatatatgtgtatgcatgGTCTGTTGTATTTTCActgtgaaaacaataaaaaatatcttgatGCGTTTGACTTTTGAGAGGAATCTAACCAATTTATTTAAAGGCATCTGATGATTTCTGGCAATTTTTAGTGCTGTGTATCTACGTTCATCATACAGCCTTGTTCTAACACTGtaaattttgtgtttgtttccttcACTTATTATTATTCAGCCCATTCTTGATTTCAGCTTCTTTCCTCATTAAATATTAAATGGATTCAGCATGCTAAAATGTTGCAGTTTTTCCCTTCTCCTGTGGTAAAAGCTACTCAGTAAATGTGCTTTAAAATACTGCTCTGGCACCTCATAAAACATTTTCCACCCTTGAGCTTCGACTGTGGAGGAGGAGACAAACTCTCATCACACCCATAAAAGTATCTGAAATATTTAACTTTCAAGTCTCATGTTATCTCTGTCTAAACTGTTGTATTTTAACTTAATCTTTACCAGAGATCTtgggagttaaaaacacacaatgtgGATACTGTTTGACTTGTGGCCACCTACAAACACAACAGCCTGCAGGAGTAATAACCAGGCCCATTGTGGTTGGAGGTTGTTTTATAGCTGAACTTCTAACTCTTCTGCACCAATTACAAAGTGAAGACCCCGTTTTCTTTAACCCATTAATACAACTCAGACCCTACGTAAACAGTCCCATGCTGGAATCATTTTCCTGAACTTCTAACGTTTCAATTACAGGGTTGTTAACTGGATGAATGAGTCTAAGATACTAAACATCAAACAGAGGTCACCTCAAATAAAGCAAGCCCTCCACCCACTTACAGGGTAATTTgacctaaaaataaaaaagaagccTTTGAGTTAAGTCACTTCTCAAATAGTcttacaaaaacagaaaattaggTTTTATGTGGGAGGTAAAATACACTGTGCTCATCTGTGATTGTTAAGATGAAGAACAATCTATTTCATCTAACTTCAGtgtattttaacttttatttattcagGCGAGAGAACTCTTCTATTTTTTATTCAGTCATGCCCTACATTCACAGAGTGGAGGGGCTAATTTTAACTACAATCTTCCTcgcattattacttttttcttcCAGCCCAGATTTCTCCAGCTGGTCCAGGTAGTCAAACCTGCAACTTCACACTTTGGACTttattatttaactttatttacaGACTTGTTCCAGTTCTGAACCAGCGATAACACTGAGTTTTCATAAAAAGAAATAGAGTATGTACATATAATGTGAGATTTCATCAGTCCATTAGGAGAGAACTGATTCAGCCTCTCAGTAAACTACATTTTCCAAACCTCGATGAAGAAATCAGTGATTGTTCACTCCTACTCACCTCTTTCAGGAATGTTCTCTGTGTTTCATCGTCGAATCGGATCAACTCCTTCATGACCATCACCTCCCCTGTCTCCCTGTGTGTTACCTAAAATGGTGGTAAATATCATTCAGTGTAAGCATCATACTGTGGTGTGAAATTTACTTTACACAAATGCAATGTTAAAACATGCATATGCTCTCTCCCTCAAATGTAACTCAATGCTGCCATCTTGTGGACATGACGAATATGACTTGACATTTCTACCTTGATAGCCTGTCCGAAGCAGCCCTTCCCCAGCACCTCTCCGTGGATGAGGTCAGATGGGCGGAAGATACGATGTGTACGATTTGAGACGACGCGGAGTGACTCTGAACGATTGATATCCTTCCTCTGTGAGATGGGAGAAGCTGCATTGCTGGAGCCTGGTGACTTGTCGATGCTATAGCTCCGCCTGGAGGGTGAGAGGAGTAATAAGCAGAGAGTTAAAGATTAATAAGCTGTGTGCTGAAACATCTGCTTGTACTGCAATGGTGAAAAATGTACAACtgaaaatctgattaaaaataaaaaggtgGCAGCTTTTGGAGATTTCTTACGAGATGATGCGGGACCTGAGGTTGCTGATGTTGGGGTTTGGGGGCTGGGTGATGGGCAGGATGGGGCTGGGGCCCTCTGACAGAGGGCTGGACAGGGGCCCGTCCACCTGCTCTTCGGCCACTGGAGAACCCCCATCTCGCTGCTGACTGTGAGGGTCGTGTTCAATGGTGAGCTGAAGCAGCCGGCTCGTCTCCTGGATCAGCAAGTCGATCTACAGGGCAACGGGTAAGTCCAAAATTAGAACAATGAGCTATGATATATTTAATAGGTGGGAGACGCATGAAAATGCTTCATCAGTTTGGTTGTGTTTAAGTTCAGAGTGAAACTGAACCTTATCTTTAAGTGAACAAAATGGGTCCATTTAAAGTCATCTAAGAAAGCAACACTGTCTGATTTCTATGCTTAAAAGGTCTTTTAATATTTAATCTTCACAATAATTGTTCTACTGTTTATTAactaaaaaatatttttcctcAACCAGCGCAAAATTTAGCACATCAAGGTTTTAGTTTGCATATTTATTTCAGTCCAGTTCATTTACAGTGCTTTATTGGCATGAGTGAAAGGTAAATAAAGTTGGCAATAcattaaatttgaaaaaaaaaaccaacatccCCACAAACAATATGATTCATTTCataaaatataagtaaataagtaTAAAGAATGTCAAAAACAGTAACCATGTTTTGCTAGGTGTGTCTTTTTATAGTGTATTTCTGTAACAATGTGAGCAAGAGCAGATGTTAATACCTCATCCAGAGGGACATTGTGAATGGGCGTCCCATTGATTTCCAGGATCCGATCTCCAACATGAATGGAGTTTTTTACATCTGGGCTGATGCAGTCAACATCCACcctgaaaagaaaacaacaatacTAGTAAAAAGACTCAAAATACCTTTAACTGGATGCAGACTTTGGATCTGCCTCGGCTCATATCAACATCCATCACTTCCACTTTCCTGGTGTTCTTTCCTTCCACgctgttatttattttaaatgaatCTCATCTGTCACCTCTGCCCTTTGTTAAGCAAACCTTCTTCAGCTTTTCTCTTAAACTcccttttttgttccttttttactTTTGCTGCTGAAAATAAGAAtgttcacacacaaacagacaatgACACCTCATCCACTAGACAAACACAGCAGTGGGTGGATGTACTCACTGAGACACTCGGACAGTGTGTCCGTGTTCAGGACTGTAGCCGTTGGTGGGACTGAGTGGCTGGTCGATGGCCACAGAGAAACCACGCCCCCTGCGTCCGTTGTTGCCCTCGGCAGATGCTGGGATGGACACGAGTGTGACCGTGTGGGGGATCCGTGAACATGGTGAGTCTGGCAGCGACACCGGGGTGACGATGGTCTGGTAGTAACAGTGACCACTGGAGCCAGAGACAGGACAAGAGGAAGATGTAGAGTAGAAGGTTATAAAAAAAATAGTTACTCATCTGCAGAAAATGGAAACCCTCGTGAGGTTTCTGGCTCTGCTATGCGTGTAATCATGAGGAGAACTTCCAGTTCTTATTACAACAGATTTCACAGCATCACATGTTGTTGACAAGATGTTGCTTTAGCTCATTTTTGGAAAACACTGTGCAGTCATTGTTCTGATTTTATGGTCAGAGTGACCTCTTATCAGTCAAAACCTTCTAAGACAAGACTATTTTTCTTCAAAACAAGAGGAATTTTGGGAAAAGCTTGTTTAAATTACCCCCTTTTTACTAGAAACACATTATTTTGTTTAACTTGTTCAATCAACTCATGGAAATGAACAGGTTATgttatcatttatttttaatcacagaAAGGAACTGGTCCTGTAAAGTAAACCTCCCCATAAACATAATGATCTGACTCAATCACACAGTCATGACCAGCTTCCTCCCAGATAGAACAATCCTTTTTTTGTCTGGATGAATGAATATAGTGCAACTGGCTTCACATTGTACTCGCTGTTTGTTAAAGCCTGAGGCCAATGACAGTCACACAGACCTTCAGCCTCACAGATCAACAGCCTGTATATGAAACACACATAACTAGACCTGTGAGCCCTGCCACTTATGACATTCTCGACTAAAAGAAAATAAGACGGTAACTGATAAtgatattttaatttaaattaataaagTTAATTAATCTAATGTCCCTTGAGCAATGTGCGACATCACTCTGCCGTCATCACTTCAAAACGTGTGACAGGAGAATAACTGCACTAAAACAGAATAATTCTCCAAACTTCTCACCATAAGCTAAGCTAAACTGTCTGTACAGTCGTACGTCTATAACAGACAAGGTCTTTGAAGGCCAAAATAAGCTGCATAATTTTAGATATTGTCAATCATGGCAACTttggtttcttctttttttgtggaTTTGGTGTCACTTCAAAGGGATTTCAGAGGATTAGACTGCAGCAGTAgaaagaattaataaaaaaaaaaaaaaaaaagaaaataagcagTGGGTAAATGCTGGGGACAAAACCATACCACAAACTGCCTAATTTAGAGGAGACAACTGCATAAGTAGACATCATAAGACACATAGACACTCACCAGTAGAGTTTGGATCTCTCCACCAGAGCGTATGTATCTCCATCACCAATGAATGACCTGCAGTTCAGACAGGTGAAGCATTCCGGGTGATATTTCTGTTCTCCTGCAACCTGCCAGAGACAAACAAAGACATAGACATAGTTTTAAAAAACCTAATCTCAGTCTTTCTTTGTTAAAAACATCCACGCACACAAAATTACAATTGCATGAACAAAGGAAAGTCAAAAGGATTGTTTTGTGACCTACAAAGCAAATATCTAAAGGCAAAAATTCACAACAGTATTTTGTTGTGACCGGAACAACATGAGGCTTTAATAAATGGCTGGAGAAGTAGGGCGAGGTCTGGTCATTTAGGGCAATACAGAGTTAGGCTACAAGCTGCGAGATTGAGTTTGTTGCTGCCAGATCGCTCCCAGGGCTCAGGCCAGTTTTGCAAACAAGAGAGGGAATTGAGTTATGGCCAAAAACTAAAGCAGGCAAAGAGTAGATTAATCACACTGGCAGATCTGAGGATGACGCTGTGGAGAGTTCAGTGCGTTCATCAGTCTGACAC
Encoded proteins:
- the limk1a gene encoding LIM domain kinase 1a isoform X3, which encodes MVGDLFFWSFCCLRLWKKEKKVAGEQKYHPECFTCLNCRSFIGDGDTYALVERSKLYCGHCYYQTIVTPVSLPDSPCSRIPHTVTLVSIPASAEGNNGRRGRGFSVAIDQPLSPTNGYSPEHGHTVRVSQVDVDCISPDVKNSIHVGDRILEINGTPIHNVPLDEIDLLIQETSRLLQLTIEHDPHSQQRDGGSPVAEEQVDGPLSSPLSEGPSPILPITQPPNPNISNLRSRIISRSYSIDKSPGSSNAASPISQRKDINRSESLRVVSNRTHRIFRPSDLIHGEVLGKGCFGQAIKVTHRETGEVMVMKELIRFDDETQRTFLKEVKVMRCLDHPNVLRFIGVLYKDKRLNFIAEYIKGGTLRDIIKKMDSNYPWNQRVSFAKDIAAGMTYLHSMNIIHRDLNSHNCLVRENNTVVVADFGLARLMVDDKHEEKLSQGKLPGLKKPDRRKRYTVVGNPYWMAPEMIHGKSYDERVDIFSFGIMLCEIIGRVNADPDYLPRAVDFGLNVSGFLEHYWPPNCPPAFFPMAAVCCDLDADKRPAFSKLEEWLENLKMHLDIGLPLVSELDQMHKAFWENHNITRSENGLHTHPEQPE
- the limk1a gene encoding LIM domain kinase 1a isoform X1, encoding MRLMLLCCTWKDERMGEEEAGGSLPVCAGCKQRIYDEQYLQALNTDWHTVCFRCCECSASLSHWYYEKDGLLFCKKDYWAKFGELCHGCNDPITTGLIMVAGEQKYHPECFTCLNCRSFIGDGDTYALVERSKLYCGHCYYQTIVTPVSLPDSPCSRIPHTVTLVSIPASAEGNNGRRGRGFSVAIDQPLSPTNGYSPEHGHTVRVSQVDVDCISPDVKNSIHVGDRILEINGTPIHNVPLDEIDLLIQETSRLLQLTIEHDPHSQQRDGGSPVAEEQVDGPLSSPLSEGPSPILPITQPPNPNISNLRSRIISRSYSIDKSPGSSNAASPISQRKDINRSESLRVVSNRTHRIFRPSDLIHGEVLGKGCFGQAIKVTHRETGEVMVMKELIRFDDETQRTFLKEVKVMRCLDHPNVLRFIGVLYKDKRLNFIAEYIKGGTLRDIIKKMDSNYPWNQRVSFAKDIAAGMTYLHSMNIIHRDLNSHNCLVRENNTVVVADFGLARLMVDDKHEEKLSQGKLPGLKKPDRRKRYTVVGNPYWMAPEMIHGKSYDERVDIFSFGIMLCEIIGRVNADPDYLPRAVDFGLNVSGFLEHYWPPNCPPAFFPMAAVCCDLDADKRPAFSKLEEWLENLKMHLDIGLPLVSELDQMHKAFWENHNITRSENGLHTHPEQPE
- the limk1a gene encoding LIM domain kinase 1a isoform X2: MSAKDAQMKCCECSASLSHWYYEKDGLLFCKKDYWAKFGELCHGCNDPITTGLIMVAGEQKYHPECFTCLNCRSFIGDGDTYALVERSKLYCGHCYYQTIVTPVSLPDSPCSRIPHTVTLVSIPASAEGNNGRRGRGFSVAIDQPLSPTNGYSPEHGHTVRVSQVDVDCISPDVKNSIHVGDRILEINGTPIHNVPLDEIDLLIQETSRLLQLTIEHDPHSQQRDGGSPVAEEQVDGPLSSPLSEGPSPILPITQPPNPNISNLRSRIISRSYSIDKSPGSSNAASPISQRKDINRSESLRVVSNRTHRIFRPSDLIHGEVLGKGCFGQAIKVTHRETGEVMVMKELIRFDDETQRTFLKEVKVMRCLDHPNVLRFIGVLYKDKRLNFIAEYIKGGTLRDIIKKMDSNYPWNQRVSFAKDIAAGMTYLHSMNIIHRDLNSHNCLVRENNTVVVADFGLARLMVDDKHEEKLSQGKLPGLKKPDRRKRYTVVGNPYWMAPEMIHGKSYDERVDIFSFGIMLCEIIGRVNADPDYLPRAVDFGLNVSGFLEHYWPPNCPPAFFPMAAVCCDLDADKRPAFSKLEEWLENLKMHLDIGLPLVSELDQMHKAFWENHNITRSENGLHTHPEQPE